The proteins below are encoded in one region of Rhododendron vialii isolate Sample 1 chromosome 7a, ASM3025357v1:
- the LOC131331929 gene encoding subtilisin-like protease SBT3.4 isoform X2 encodes MKYCTEFSTVTYPVCVYIYTLQPKPHLSHNRKEANMGFDLMKTRRNRTPLFVFLVSLILSNLYGQGILIAPVEADDKEVHIVYMGKRQHNDPELVTALHHDLLTSVVGSKEAASSSFVYSYRHGFSGFAARLTKSQAQQIAGSEGVLHVVPNRFHTLQTTRSWDYLGLSSHSPTNLLHEANLGDGVIIGIIDTGVWPESKAFTDVDLGPIPSRWKGQCDSGQAFNATTDCNKKIIGARWFIDGFLASNNQPFNTPENPDYLSPRDSFGHGTHTSSTAAGSFVGNVSYKGIGLGVARGGAPRARLAHYKACWNGQCASADVLRALDQAIHDGVDVLSLSLVTGIPLFSDVDERDLIATGSFHAVANGIIVVCSAGNDGPSSQTVHNTAPWILTVAASTIDRSFPTSITLGNNKTIWGQAMFAGKEIGFTGLMYPESPGLIPTVAGVCGSGSLDNNSVVGKVVLCFTTVPVTSVSSVVKAAGGLGVIIAQSPRSNLAPCSVDFPCIVVDYELGTEILFYIRATSSPTVKLSLSRTLVGKPVSTKIAYFSSRGPSSIAPAILKPDIAAPGVSILAATTPVDGGFSFYSGTSMAAPHVSAVVALIKSLHPNWSPAAIKSAIITTAWQTDPSGEPIFAEGSPRKLADPFDYGGGLINPNRARNPGLVYDMGTDDYIHYLCAMGYNSSSISQLVDNSTVCPNPQPSILDVNLPSITIPNLRNATSLGRTVTNVGPTNSVYRLLIEPPLGVIIAVKPDTLVFNSTTKKVSFDVSVSTTHRVNAGYYFGSLTWTDGVHIVRSPISVRTQIIPSFADD; translated from the exons ATGAAATACTGCACAGAATTTTCAACTGTGACCTATccagtgtgtgtatatatatatacactacaACCCAAACCACATCTTTCGCATAACCGAAAAGAGGCAAACATGGGATTCGATTTGATGAAAACGAGACGTAACAGAACACCTCTGTTCGTATTTCTGGTCAGTTTGATCTTGAGCAATCTCTACGGTCAAGGCATTTTGATTGCACCAGTGGAGGCTGATGACAAA GAGGTTCACATTGTTTATATGGGCAAGAGGCAGCACAATGATCCAGAGCTTGTCACAGCTTTGCACCACGACTTGCTTACTTCCGTAGTTGGAAG CAAAGAAGCGGCGAGCAGTTCATTTGTTTACAGTTACAGACATGGCTTCTCTGGGTTTGCAGCCAGACTTACAAAGTCTCAAGCCCAACAAATAGCAG GGTCGGAAGGTGTTCTTCATGTAGTACCCAACCGCTTCCACACGCTGCAAACGACTAGAAGCTGGGACTACCTAGGCCTTTCTTCTCATTCCCCAACAAATCTTCTCCATGAAGCCAATTTGGGTGATGGAGTTATCATCGGTATTATTGACACAG GTGTATGGCCAGAGTCCAAAGCATTTACTGATGTAGACCTCGGTCCCATCCCCTCTCGTTGGAAAGGCCAATGCGACTCTGGACAAGCCTTCAACGCCACTACAgattgtaacaaaaaaataatagggGCTCGATGGTTCATCGATGGCTTTCTTGCTTCCAACAATCAACCATTCAACACCCCAGAGAACCCAGATTACTTGTCCCCCAGAGATTCATTCGGACACGGAACCCACACGTCCTCCACTGCTGCAGGTTCCTTTGTGGGTAACGTGAGTTACAAAGGCATTGGCCTAGGAGTAGCGAGAGGAGGAGCACCCCGAGCTCGGTTAGCCCATTACAAGGCATGTTGGAATGGGCAGTGTGCGTCTGCAGATGTGTTGAGAGCGTTGGATCAAGCTATACACGATGGGGTTGATGTGCTATCACTGTCTCTTGTCACTGGCATTCCTTTGTTCTCGGATGTTGATGAGCGTGATTTGATTGCCACAGGCTCATTCCACGCTGTCGCCAATGGCATCATTGTTGTTTGTTCTGCCGGAAATGATGGGCCTTCTAGTCAGACGGTTCATAACACAGCACCCTGGATCTTAACTGTTGCCGCTAGCACCATAGATAGGTCCTTTCCCACATCCATTACTCTCGGAAACAACAAAACCATATGG GGCCAAGCCATGTTCGCAGGTAAAGAAATTGGCTTCACCGGTTTGATGTACCCAGAGTCCCCAGGACTCATTCCGACAGTTGCTGG CGTTTGCGGATCCGGTTCACTTGATAACAACTCGGTGGTTGGAAAGGTGGTTCTATGCTTCACTACAGTGCCGGTGACAAGTGTTTCATCTGTTGTCAAAGCAGCCGGTGGATTGGGTGTGATCATCGCTCAAAGCCCAAGAAGCAACTTGGCTCCGTGCAGCGTTGACTTCCCTTGTATAGTTGTGGATTATGAACTTGGCACCGAAATACTGTTCTACATCCGTGCAACAAG TTCTCCCACAGTCAAGTTAAGCCTCTCAAGGACACTAGTAGGAAAACCTGTGTCAACCAAGATAGCTTATTTTTCATCTAGAGGACCTAGCTCCATTGCACCAGCTATATTGAAG CCAGATATAGCTGCACCTGGTGTGAGTATATTAGCAGCTACTACTCCCGTGGATGGgggtttttccttttattcaGGAACATCAATGGCAGCTCCTCATGTCTCAGCCGTCGTTGCACTTATCAAATCACTACACCCCAATTGGTCCCCTGCTGCGATCAAATCAGCAATAATCACAACGG CATGGCAAACTGATCCATCTGGAGAGCCTATTTTTGCCGAGGGGTCCCCACGAAAGCTTGCTGATCCATTTGATTACGGGGGTGGTCTTATCAACCCAAACAGAGCAAGAAATCCTGGTTTGGTTTATGACATGGGCACGGATGACTACATACATTATCTCTGTGCAATGGGTTACAACTCCTCGTCTATATCTCAACTTGTAGACAATTCCACCGTTTGCCCCAATCCTCAGCCCTCCATTTTGGATGTGAATCTGCCTTCCATAACTATCCCAAATTTGAGAAATGCCACTTCCCTCGGTAGAACCGTAACAAACGTAGGACCAACCAACTCCGTTTACAGACTTCTAATTGAGCCTCCACTTGGCGTAATAATAGCCGTAAAACCTGATACGTTGGTTTTCAACTCCACCACCAAGAAAGTTTCCTTCGATGTCTCAGTCTCCACAACCCATCGTGTCAACGCAGGATACTATTTCGGGAGCCTGACTTGGACAGACGGGGTGCATATTGTGAGAAGTCCCATATCTGTGAGAACACAGATCATACCATCTTTTGCCGATGACTAG